The following are encoded together in the Planctobacterium marinum genome:
- a CDS encoding flagellin, with amino-acid sequence MSLFVNTNVSSLNAQRQLFDSGNALSTSFERLSSGFRINRAADDAAGLQISDRFESQIQGLNQSVRNANDAISLVQTAEGALNETTTALQRIRTLAVQSQNGINSSADRAALQQEVTALVAELSRIGSDTTFAGNSLLSGGFSAQFQIGANAGQTISVNLSSSDGASFGASGLGVGTVDISTASGASGALTSIDTAISSIGAQRAELGALQNRFQSTIRNLSTVSENLSGAQSRIRDTDFATETANLTRNQIIQQASTSVLAQANQRPQSALSLLG; translated from the coding sequence ATGTCTTTATTCGTTAATACTAACGTATCTTCATTGAACGCACAGCGTCAGCTGTTCGATTCTGGTAACGCGTTATCCACGTCTTTTGAACGTTTATCTTCAGGTTTCCGTATTAACCGAGCTGCAGATGATGCTGCTGGTCTACAGATTTCTGACCGTTTTGAATCACAAATCCAAGGTCTAAACCAATCAGTTCGTAACGCTAACGATGCAATTTCACTTGTCCAAACCGCTGAAGGTGCTTTGAACGAGACAACTACAGCTTTGCAACGTATTCGTACACTAGCTGTCCAGTCGCAGAATGGCATCAACTCATCGGCAGACCGTGCTGCATTGCAACAAGAAGTGACCGCTCTGGTTGCCGAACTATCAAGAATTGGCAGCGACACTACGTTTGCCGGTAATTCATTGCTTAGCGGCGGATTCTCTGCTCAGTTTCAGATTGGGGCAAATGCAGGCCAGACGATCTCTGTAAATCTTTCGTCTTCTGATGGTGCCAGCTTTGGTGCCTCAGGTCTGGGTGTGGGCACTGTCGATATTTCTACTGCTTCGGGTGCTTCTGGTGCGTTGACATCAATTGATACTGCGATCTCCTCTATCGGTGCACAGCGTGCCGAACTGGGTGCTTTGCAAAACCGTTTTCAGTCAACCATCCGTAATTTGAGTACGGTTTCTGAGAACTTATCTGGTGCACAATCTCGTATTCGAGACACAGATTTCGCCACTGAAACAGCGAATCTGACGCGTAATCAGATTATTCAGCAGGCGAGTACTTCAGTATTGGCTCAGGCAAATCAGCGTCCACAGTCAGCATTATCTTTGTTGGGATAA
- a CDS encoding flagellin has protein sequence MGIFVNTNVSSLNAQRQLFNSNDALNTSFERLSSGFRINRAADDAAGLQISAELTSQIQGIDQSVRNANDAISLVQVAEGALSETTTSLQRIRTLAIQAQNGINSSSDRAALQQEVTALLSELSRIGSDTQFANVNILDGGFSATFQVGANAGQSISVNLSSSDGASFGASGLGVGTVDISTASGASGALASIDTAISSIGAQRAELGALQNRFQSTIRNLSTVSENLNGARSRIQDTDFATETANLTKNQIIQQASVSVLSQSNQRPQTALALLG, from the coding sequence ATGGGTATTTTCGTAAATACAAACGTTTCGTCATTAAATGCGCAACGTCAATTATTTAACTCAAACGATGCGTTAAATACTTCATTTGAAAGACTGTCATCTGGTTTCCGTATTAACCGGGCGGCCGATGATGCGGCAGGTTTGCAGATTTCTGCAGAATTAACCAGCCAAATCCAAGGTATTGATCAGTCTGTTCGAAATGCAAATGACGCAATTTCATTGGTACAGGTAGCTGAAGGTGCCTTGTCTGAAACGACAACATCTTTGCAGCGTATTCGTACTCTGGCTATTCAGGCACAAAACGGTATTAACTCATCTTCTGACCGCGCAGCACTGCAACAAGAAGTTACCGCGTTGTTATCCGAGTTGTCACGAATTGGTTCTGATACACAATTCGCTAACGTAAACATCCTGGATGGTGGTTTTTCTGCTACGTTCCAAGTGGGTGCAAACGCGGGTCAAAGTATTTCTGTAAACTTGTCCAGCTCTGACGGTGCCAGTTTTGGAGCTTCTGGACTGGGCGTTGGTACTGTTGATATTTCAACGGCGTCTGGTGCCTCTGGAGCTTTAGCTTCAATTGACACGGCGATTTCATCAATCGGTGCTCAACGCGCCGAATTAGGTGCCTTGCAAAACCGTTTCCAGTCAACAATTCGCAACCTTTCTACAGTGAGCGAAAACCTTAATGGTGCACGTTCGCGTATTCAGGATACAGATTTTGCTACTGAAACTGCGAATTTGACTAAAAACCAGATTATCCAGCAGGCCAGTGTGTCGGTGTTGAGTCAGTCGAATCAGCGTCCGCAAACTGCATTAGCGCTGTTAGGATAA
- the pseB gene encoding UDP-N-acetylglucosamine 4,6-dehydratase (inverting), whose product MFNNKSVLITGGTGSFGHRFVSHLLRHYKPRKLIIYSRDELKQFEMQQKYDAKCMRFFIGDVRGKERLRAAMRDVDYVVHAAALKQVPAAEYNPNECIKTNIHGAQNVIDAAIEANVNRVVALSTDKAANPVNLYGATKLASDKLFVAANNISGAKGPRFSVVRYGNVVGSRGSVVPFFRKLLNEGTKVLPITHMEMTRFWITLDEGVEFVDKSFRRMRGGEIFVPKIPSVKITDLAFAMSDSEQFDVIGIRPGEKLHEVMVPVEVAHHSLEFQDHFVITPPITFFDKDINYSENKLGEIGTPVDEKFEYHSGTNPNFLTIEQIKQLDKDNP is encoded by the coding sequence ATGTTCAATAATAAAAGTGTTTTAATCACTGGCGGTACCGGTTCTTTCGGACATCGCTTTGTTTCTCACCTTCTCAGGCATTATAAACCTCGCAAGCTAATAATTTACTCCCGCGATGAGCTTAAACAATTCGAAATGCAGCAGAAGTATGACGCAAAATGCATGCGTTTTTTTATTGGTGATGTACGTGGCAAAGAACGTCTTAGAGCAGCCATGCGCGATGTGGACTATGTCGTACACGCAGCTGCTCTAAAACAAGTTCCTGCAGCGGAATACAATCCTAATGAGTGTATAAAGACCAACATTCATGGAGCTCAGAACGTCATTGATGCCGCCATTGAAGCCAATGTGAACAGGGTGGTTGCACTGTCGACAGACAAAGCTGCTAATCCTGTCAATTTGTATGGTGCTACTAAGTTGGCCTCTGATAAATTGTTTGTCGCTGCAAATAACATTAGCGGCGCCAAAGGGCCCCGGTTTTCAGTTGTCAGGTATGGCAATGTTGTTGGCTCGAGAGGATCCGTTGTACCTTTCTTCCGAAAGCTATTGAATGAGGGGACAAAGGTCCTACCTATCACGCACATGGAAATGACGCGCTTTTGGATCACCCTTGATGAAGGTGTTGAATTTGTCGATAAAAGTTTCAGGCGAATGCGGGGGGGAGAGATTTTTGTACCAAAAATCCCATCGGTTAAAATCACTGATCTGGCTTTTGCAATGAGTGATAGTGAACAGTTTGACGTTATTGGTATCCGACCCGGAGAAAAATTACATGAGGTCATGGTACCAGTGGAAGTAGCTCATCACTCCCTGGAGTTTCAGGACCACTTCGTAATTACGCCACCTATCACATTTTTTGACAAAGATATTAATTACTCTGAGAACAAGCTCGGTGAAATTGGAACCCCGGTAGACGAAAAATTTGAATACCACTCTGGCACCAACCCAAACTTTTTGACAATTGAACAAATCAAACAACTTGATAAAGACAATCCATGA
- a CDS encoding flagellin yields MSLFVNTNVSSLNAQRQLFDSGNALSTSFERLSSGFRINRAADDAAGLQITDRFTSQIQGLDQSVRNANDAISLVQTAEGALNETTTALQRIRTLAIQSQNGINSSADRAALQQEVTALVAELSRIGTDTQFAGNALLSGGFSAAFQVGANAGQTISVNLSSSDGASFGASGLGVGTVDISTVAGASGALTSIDTAISSIGAQRAELGALQNRFQSTIRNLSNVSENLSGARSRIKDTDFATETASLTRNQIIQQASTTVLAQANQRPQSALSLLG; encoded by the coding sequence ATGTCTTTATTTGTAAATACCAATGTATCTTCATTGAACGCCCAGCGTCAGTTATTCGATTCGGGCAATGCGTTATCCACGTCATTTGAACGTTTATCTTCAGGTTTCCGTATCAACAGAGCCGCAGATGATGCTGCAGGTCTGCAGATTACTGACCGTTTTACCTCACAAATTCAAGGTCTTGACCAATCAGTACGCAACGCCAACGATGCGATTTCACTAGTGCAAACCGCTGAAGGTGCTTTAAACGAAACCACCACGGCATTACAACGTATCCGTACTTTGGCTATTCAGTCACAAAACGGTATCAACTCTTCAGCTGACAGAGCGGCACTGCAACAAGAAGTGACAGCCCTGGTAGCGGAATTATCAAGAATCGGTACTGATACTCAATTCGCAGGCAATGCATTGCTAAGTGGTGGCTTTTCGGCAGCATTCCAGGTGGGTGCCAACGCAGGTCAAACTATTTCCGTTAACTTATCTTCAAGCGATGGTGCCAGCTTCGGTGCATCAGGTTTGGGTGTGGGAACGGTGGATATTTCAACAGTTGCAGGTGCTTCAGGCGCGCTAACTTCAATAGATACTGCGATTTCCTCTATCGGTGCTCAACGTGCTGAGCTGGGTGCTTTACAGAACCGTTTTCAGTCTACCATTCGTAACCTGAGTAACGTGTCTGAGAACTTATCAGGTGCCCGTTCACGTATCAAAGATACTGACTTCGCTACTGAAACAGCCAGTCTGACCCGTAACCAGATTATCCAGCAGGCCAGTACCACGGTGCTTGCTCAGGCGAATCAGCGTCCTCAGTCAGCGTTATCACTGTTGGGTTAA
- a CDS encoding flagellar protein FlaG: MEIDLAQTGFNANLTQNTQPAVVRRSEELQAENSNESSNNNRAASRANFRDTPNVSELQADNNGIGEQASVREIENAVSEVRDFVQSQRTNLNFSFNDDSNRSIVQVTDSDTGELIRQIPSEEVLALSDRIRGLQSDVGEAVGVLFSKEV, translated from the coding sequence ATGGAAATTGATTTAGCACAAACAGGTTTTAATGCTAATCTGACACAAAATACACAACCCGCTGTTGTGCGCAGAAGTGAAGAACTGCAGGCAGAAAATAGCAATGAAAGCAGCAATAATAACCGTGCTGCAAGTCGTGCAAATTTTCGCGATACGCCTAATGTTTCAGAGCTACAAGCCGATAACAATGGCATAGGTGAACAAGCTTCGGTGCGTGAAATTGAAAACGCAGTATCTGAAGTGAGAGATTTTGTGCAGTCTCAGAGAACGAATCTAAACTTTTCGTTTAACGATGACTCTAATCGTTCAATCGTACAAGTAACAGATTCGGATACGGGAGAATTGATCAGACAAATACCCTCAGAAGAGGTTCTGGCATTGTCAGACCGAATCAGAGGCTTACAGTCTGATGTTGGTGAAGCCGTAGGAGTACTGTTTAGCAAAGAAGTCTAG
- the flgL gene encoding flagellar hook-associated protein FlgL → MRISNNQIFDRAINGVIDNQIGLSETQLQLSTGKKLITPSDDPVGAASVLRLTEELDQITQYNRNNTLLQNSLSQEEAILSNVTSSANRARVLVVQAGNGINTDEDRAAIASELEQIRDEIFDLMNSQDANGKYIFAGNQADSPAFDFDATATGNRYLFQGDDGQNKIQLSSNVTVANGDSGREVFENVLARLSGTVTGGTATASISIAQQGAFDSFHKANYDAVTAANNTFTGTINGAGTQITFNDPDNTTVNFTSGEPFTFKGIEFTVTGAPTNTVEFTLSQPEKKNLAVTLDEISRALSDPTVTGDALQEALSDALVGLDNGLKKVSNTVSSIGGRINIAESVYESNLDLEIANKDARSQIEDVDYAEAISELSKQETALQAAQQTFGRVTNLSLFDYI, encoded by the coding sequence ATGAGGATCTCTAATAATCAGATTTTCGATCGAGCAATCAACGGTGTTATTGATAATCAGATAGGCCTTTCTGAGACTCAATTGCAGTTATCAACAGGTAAAAAATTGATCACACCCTCAGATGATCCCGTAGGAGCTGCAAGTGTTTTACGATTGACTGAAGAGTTGGACCAAATCACACAGTACAACCGTAATAATACGTTATTGCAAAACTCATTGTCGCAAGAAGAAGCCATACTCAGTAACGTAACCAGTTCAGCAAACAGAGCAAGAGTGTTGGTAGTTCAGGCAGGAAATGGTATTAACACCGATGAGGACCGAGCGGCAATTGCGAGTGAGCTTGAGCAGATCCGAGATGAAATCTTCGATTTGATGAATAGCCAGGACGCCAATGGCAAATACATTTTTGCCGGGAATCAGGCGGATTCGCCAGCTTTTGACTTCGATGCCACAGCTACCGGGAACCGATACCTTTTTCAAGGTGACGATGGCCAGAATAAAATTCAGTTATCAAGCAATGTGACTGTCGCAAATGGGGATTCGGGCAGAGAGGTTTTTGAGAACGTTTTGGCTAGACTCAGCGGGACTGTCACAGGCGGTACCGCGACTGCGAGTATCTCTATTGCGCAGCAAGGTGCATTTGACAGTTTTCACAAAGCAAATTATGACGCTGTTACGGCGGCAAACAATACATTTACTGGCACTATTAATGGGGCCGGAACACAAATCACCTTCAATGACCCAGACAATACCACCGTTAATTTTACTTCAGGCGAACCCTTCACTTTTAAAGGTATTGAATTCACCGTAACGGGGGCACCCACAAATACGGTGGAATTTACATTGTCGCAACCTGAAAAGAAAAACCTTGCAGTAACGCTTGATGAGATTTCCAGGGCGTTAAGTGATCCCACGGTTACTGGCGATGCATTACAAGAGGCCTTAAGTGATGCGCTCGTGGGACTGGACAACGGTTTGAAGAAGGTATCCAATACTGTGTCTTCCATTGGTGGGCGCATTAACATTGCAGAGTCGGTTTATGAATCTAATCTTGATTTGGAAATTGCCAATAAAGATGCCCGCTCTCAGATAGAAGATGTGGATTACGCTGAGGCGATATCCGAGTTAAGCAAACAAGAAACTGCACTTCAAGCTGCACAGCAGACTTTCGGGCGCGTTACTAATCTTTCCTTGTTTGACTACATTTAA
- the fliD gene encoding flagellar filament capping protein FliD, translating to MGIQSLGVGSGLALDDLVTQLIDAERAPKEERLNEREETLDATISAIGSLKSKVDEFQDAVEELKNDYNLNAREPTIDHPTEPEEGETGPFTVEASSSAIEGDYDIAIAQLAAGTEYRTADGSFSTTSDTLYTGAGTSVSFNFESSSDNFSVSVTTNMTLQQYVDAINGSADNIQDDGTTKLVNAILLDTGTADGPKIIFESLLTGNGNDLRIVNEDGDAELSSVTSHTNDGVGGYNADQELSTNTGDEAKVTAVNAQAYVNNVLVESGSNQFENAIANVSFEAFKVSETDASTATGFAASKVTIGNDTEGVKTKIQDFIDNYNSLVDEITRLTKYGESELEDDGALAGDFMIRSIQSGILNALTSTVTDNSFGSIFNIGLSFDDDGKLEISAVDEFGIGSGSDRLDDALQDNFDDVADLFTNSTNGVAQTLYDFLYEYTTFGGLLRDRESDLADEKDALADEREAFELRMLSFEQIQRDKFIALDKTVSSLNNTGNALFAALGGL from the coding sequence ATGGGCATTCAGAGTTTAGGGGTTGGTTCAGGCTTAGCGCTTGATGATCTTGTTACTCAGCTGATAGATGCTGAGCGTGCACCAAAAGAAGAGCGTTTGAATGAACGCGAAGAGACTCTGGATGCCACTATTTCTGCTATTGGGTCACTAAAGTCAAAAGTCGATGAGTTCCAGGACGCAGTTGAAGAACTCAAAAATGACTACAACCTCAACGCTCGAGAACCCACCATTGACCATCCAACAGAACCGGAAGAAGGGGAAACTGGTCCGTTTACTGTGGAAGCATCCAGTAGTGCGATAGAAGGTGATTATGATATTGCGATAGCGCAATTAGCGGCAGGAACTGAATACAGAACGGCAGATGGTTCTTTCTCGACAACTTCTGACACGCTATACACTGGTGCTGGTACCAGCGTTTCATTTAATTTTGAGTCTTCTAGTGATAATTTTTCGGTAAGTGTCACCACTAATATGACGTTGCAACAGTACGTCGATGCGATCAATGGCTCGGCTGACAACATCCAAGATGACGGCACTACAAAATTAGTTAATGCCATTTTGTTAGATACAGGTACTGCAGATGGTCCGAAAATAATTTTTGAATCTTTGCTTACTGGTAATGGTAACGATTTGAGAATCGTCAACGAAGATGGTGATGCAGAACTTTCCTCAGTCACCAGTCATACTAACGATGGTGTTGGCGGATATAATGCCGATCAGGAATTGAGTACCAACACCGGAGACGAGGCAAAAGTTACCGCGGTCAACGCCCAAGCTTATGTTAATAATGTGTTGGTTGAAAGTGGCTCTAACCAATTCGAAAATGCTATTGCCAACGTTTCATTCGAAGCCTTCAAAGTTTCAGAAACCGACGCATCCACTGCGACGGGATTTGCCGCGTCAAAAGTGACTATCGGTAATGACACTGAGGGTGTTAAGACTAAAATTCAGGATTTCATAGACAACTACAACTCGCTGGTGGATGAAATCACTCGATTAACAAAATACGGTGAATCAGAACTGGAAGATGATGGTGCCCTTGCAGGCGATTTTATGATCAGGAGTATCCAGTCTGGCATATTAAATGCATTAACTAGCACTGTTACAGATAACAGTTTTGGTAGTATTTTTAACATTGGCCTGTCTTTTGATGATGACGGTAAATTAGAAATCAGCGCTGTTGACGAGTTTGGTATTGGCAGTGGCTCGGACCGACTTGACGATGCATTGCAGGATAACTTTGATGATGTCGCCGATTTGTTTACCAACAGCACCAATGGTGTGGCTCAAACGCTTTATGATTTTCTTTATGAGTACACCACCTTTGGTGGTTTGTTAAGGGATCGAGAGTCAGATCTGGCCGACGAGAAAGATGCCTTAGCAGATGAAAGAGAAGCTTTTGAGTTGAGAATGTTATCTTTTGAACAAATCCAACGCGACAAGTTTATCGCGCTGGATAAAACAGTTTCATCGTTGAATAATACCGGCAATGCATTGTTTGCTGCATTGGGCGGACTATAA
- a CDS encoding flagellin yields MGLFVNTNVSSLNSQRQLFNSGNALSTSFERLSSGFRINRAADDAAGLQITDRMTTQIQGLDQSVRNANDAISLVQTTEGALGESTTALQRIRTLAIQSQNGINSSADRTALQQEVTALVAELSRIATDTQFAGNNILSGTFSAQFQVGANAGQTISVNLSSTDGSSFGASGLGVGTVDITSAANASSALTAIDTAISAIGAQRAELGALQNRFQSTIRNLSNVSENLSAARSRIKDTDFAVETAELTRNQIIQQASTTVLSQANQRPQSALSLLG; encoded by the coding sequence ATGGGTTTATTTGTAAATACCAATGTTTCATCATTAAATTCACAACGTCAGTTATTCAACTCTGGCAACGCATTAAGCACTTCGTTTGAGCGTTTGTCTTCCGGTTTTCGCATTAACCGAGCTGCAGATGATGCCGCAGGTTTGCAGATCACTGACAGAATGACTACTCAAATTCAAGGCTTAGATCAATCAGTTCGCAACGCCAACGATGCAATTTCTCTGGTGCAAACCACTGAAGGTGCATTGGGCGAGTCAACTACGGCTTTACAGCGTATTCGCACCCTGGCTATCCAGTCGCAAAACGGTATCAACTCATCTGCTGACAGAACCGCACTGCAACAAGAAGTAACGGCGTTGGTGGCGGAGCTTTCAAGAATAGCGACAGACACGCAATTCGCTGGCAATAATATCTTATCAGGTACTTTTTCTGCGCAATTCCAGGTAGGGGCTAATGCGGGACAAACAATCTCTGTTAACCTATCCAGTACGGATGGTTCCAGCTTTGGTGCATCGGGATTAGGCGTAGGCACAGTAGATATTACCAGCGCTGCTAATGCTTCTTCAGCACTGACTGCAATCGATACTGCCATCTCTGCTATTGGTGCACAGCGCGCTGAGTTAGGTGCATTGCAAAACCGTTTTCAGTCAACAATTCGCAACCTGTCTAATGTGTCTGAAAACCTGTCTGCAGCAAGATCACGTATCAAAGATACTGACTTTGCGGTAGAAACTGCTGAACTGACTCGTAATCAGATCATTCAACAGGCCAGTACGACAGTATTGTCACAGGCTAATCAGAGACCTCAATCGGCGTTAAGCTTGCTTGGATAA
- the fliS gene encoding flagellar export chaperone FliS, giving the protein MGLKGIQAYKKGSLKQDLSTADPHKITLMLMQGALEKMAMAKGSIERKEFESKALHLSKATSILVNLRDTIDLEMKSEVGENLYALYDYMVRRLTDANIQNSLKIMDEVINLMLPIKNAWAEIPESAKQEAYEAQRQKRQAV; this is encoded by the coding sequence ATGGGTTTAAAGGGCATTCAAGCGTACAAAAAGGGTAGCTTAAAGCAAGACCTGTCTACTGCTGATCCTCACAAAATTACTTTAATGTTAATGCAAGGTGCTTTGGAAAAAATGGCCATGGCCAAAGGTAGTATTGAACGCAAAGAGTTCGAATCAAAAGCATTACATCTTTCCAAGGCGACTTCCATCTTGGTTAACTTGAGAGATACAATCGATCTAGAGATGAAAAGTGAAGTTGGGGAAAATCTCTACGCACTATATGATTACATGGTACGTAGGCTTACAGATGCCAACATACAGAATAGCTTGAAGATCATGGATGAAGTGATTAATCTCATGTTACCGATTAAAAATGCATGGGCTGAAATTCCTGAGAGCGCAAAACAGGAAGCTTACGAAGCTCAGCGACAAAAACGTCAAGCGGTTTGA
- the pseF gene encoding pseudaminic acid cytidylyltransferase — protein MKLAIIPARGGSKRIPGKNIKLFSGKPLINYSIEAAMDSGLFDKVIVSTDSEEIKQLAISLGADVPFVRPESLSNDIVGTRPVTNHAIEFCQKHYFEPEYVCCIYATAPFLEQKYLEAGLRVLEQNNKFDFAFSVTSFPFPVQRALVKAESGLKPMMPEHINKRSQDLDEVYHDAGQFYWGKTAAWLSNKVVFSENSYPVVLPRHLVQDIDTQEDWIRAELMYRAYVHDR, from the coding sequence TTGAAATTGGCGATTATACCCGCTCGAGGGGGAAGTAAGCGCATACCCGGAAAAAATATAAAGCTGTTTTCGGGAAAACCACTAATCAATTACTCCATAGAAGCGGCTATGGATAGTGGTTTGTTCGACAAAGTAATTGTCTCAACTGACAGCGAAGAAATTAAGCAACTTGCGATTTCATTGGGAGCGGATGTGCCTTTTGTTCGTCCCGAAAGTTTGTCCAATGATATTGTTGGCACTCGTCCGGTTACTAATCACGCAATTGAATTTTGTCAAAAGCATTATTTTGAACCGGAATATGTTTGTTGTATCTATGCTACAGCCCCTTTTCTTGAGCAAAAGTATCTTGAGGCTGGTTTGCGGGTGCTTGAACAAAACAACAAATTTGATTTCGCTTTCTCGGTAACGAGTTTTCCTTTTCCAGTACAGCGAGCATTGGTTAAAGCCGAAAGCGGACTAAAACCTATGATGCCGGAGCATATAAATAAACGCTCCCAAGATCTTGATGAAGTGTATCATGATGCCGGACAGTTTTACTGGGGAAAAACTGCAGCCTGGTTGTCAAATAAAGTGGTGTTTTCAGAAAACAGCTATCCGGTTGTGTTACCCAGGCATTTAGTTCAAGATATTGATACACAAGAAGATTGGATAAGAGCGGAGCTAATGTACCGCGCCTATGTCCATGACCGATAA
- the pseC gene encoding UDP-4-amino-4,6-dideoxy-N-acetyl-beta-L-altrosamine transaminase, with the protein MIHYGKHNVNEDDVAAVCDVLRNENLTQDHKGIEFEAALCQYTGARYCITVNSATSALHIACLALGIGENDTVWTSPNSFVASANCALYSGARVDFVDIHPISRNIDINALNTKLAEAKRSDQLPKAIIVVHFAGNSCEMKELQQLLQPLDIALIEDASHALGGTYLDKPVGNCEFSNFCVFSFHPVKSMTTGEGGALMVNCPDLAKNARLYAKHGITRTVSDYDYFTGQPWEYEQQVLGFNYRLSDIQSALGISQLNRLDSFIAKRRALVARYNQLLADLPLKLPVDNPQTESAWHLYVVELRNHEQRAVYDYMLSKGVQLNVHYIPIHLQPHYRRLGFSPGDFPVAEKYYKMALTLPLYPDLTESQQDFVVATLKEALD; encoded by the coding sequence ATGATTCATTACGGAAAACACAACGTCAATGAAGATGATGTGGCGGCGGTTTGTGATGTGCTGCGAAATGAAAACTTAACTCAAGATCACAAGGGAATTGAATTCGAAGCAGCCCTCTGTCAATACACCGGGGCACGGTATTGTATTACAGTTAATAGCGCGACATCGGCTTTACACATTGCTTGTTTAGCGTTGGGAATTGGCGAGAATGACACGGTTTGGACTAGTCCAAACTCCTTTGTGGCCTCAGCCAATTGTGCTTTGTACAGTGGTGCACGCGTTGACTTTGTTGATATCCACCCCATCAGTCGCAACATAGACATAAATGCCTTGAATACTAAGTTAGCTGAAGCAAAACGGTCAGATCAGCTACCCAAAGCTATTATTGTAGTGCATTTTGCTGGTAACTCTTGTGAGATGAAAGAGCTGCAACAACTTTTACAGCCACTTGATATCGCTCTTATCGAAGATGCCTCCCATGCGTTGGGCGGAACTTACCTTGATAAACCTGTGGGGAACTGCGAGTTTTCAAATTTTTGTGTGTTTAGTTTCCACCCTGTGAAATCTATGACGACTGGCGAAGGCGGTGCTTTGATGGTCAATTGTCCCGATTTAGCTAAAAATGCCAGGTTATATGCTAAGCATGGTATCACTCGAACCGTATCTGATTATGATTACTTCACAGGGCAGCCTTGGGAGTATGAACAGCAAGTATTAGGATTTAATTATAGGTTAAGTGATATTCAATCTGCTTTAGGTATTTCTCAACTAAACAGGCTGGATTCTTTTATTGCTAAACGAAGAGCGTTGGTCGCCAGATATAACCAACTTTTGGCTGACTTGCCGCTTAAATTACCCGTTGACAATCCACAAACAGAGTCTGCATGGCATTTGTACGTAGTAGAATTGCGTAATCATGAGCAAAGAGCAGTATATGACTATATGTTGTCCAAAGGTGTGCAACTTAATGTTCATTATATTCCGATACATCTGCAGCCTCATTATCGCAGACTCGGATTCTCGCCCGGGGATTTTCCTGTTGCTGAGAAATACTACAAAATGGCATTAACTTTGCCTCTGTATCCAGACCTAACGGAATCTCAACAAGATTTTGTCGTTGCAACTTTAAAAGAGGCTTTAGATTGA